The following is a genomic window from Armatimonadota bacterium.
GCGGGCATTCCGGCCTCGGTCGGCGGGGCGGTGGTGATGAACGCCGGAGCCCACGGCCACGCCATGGCCGAGGTGGTGCGCTCGGTGCGGGTCCTGCAGCCCGACGGCGAGCGGGTGCTGGCGGCGGCTGAGCTGGCGTACGGCTACCGCACCAGCGCCCTGCAGCGCCAGGTGGGGGTGGTGGTGGAGGCCACGCTGCAGCTCCGCCAGGGCGATCCCGCCGCCGTCCGCGAGCTCACCGACCGCTGGCTGGCCCAGCGGGCGGCCACCCAGCCCCTGGGTCCGCCCAGCTCGGGCTGCGTCTTCCGCAACCCCCCCGGGGACCACGCTGGCCGCCTGATCGACCTCGCGGGGGGGAAGGGGCTGCAGGTGGGGGGCGCCCGGGTGTCCGAGGTCCACGCCAACTACATCCTCAACACCGGGGCGGCCACCGCGGCGGACGTCCTGGCCCTGATGCGACAGGTATCTGGGCTGGTTATGGAGAAATTCGGGGTAAGGTTGGAGCCGGAAATCAAGCTTGTGGGGGAGTTCGATCCGGATCAGCTGACCTGACATCCTGACGCCAGTCGCACCCGTCGCCGACGCACTCGCCGCACCTGCCGATGAGCCGTCTTCCCGCTCCCTTGCCCGTCGCGCCCGGGGCCGATCCCCCGGCTCTGGGATCCCTGGACCTGTTGATGCGATTTGGCGCGGCCCTGGCCGCGTTTGCCGCCTTCGCGTCGGTTGGCACGTCTTCCCTGCTGGTGGTCACCCGGATCCAGGTGGAAGGCACCCGAGTCCTGTCTCCGGCGACGGTGGAGGCGGCGGCGGGCGTGCGCGTGGGTCAGCGGCTGGCCGAGGTCGATCCGGTACGGGTTACTGCCCGCCTGCGGCTGCTGCCGCGGATCGCCCGGGCGTCGGTGGAGGTGGCGCCCACCGGGCGCGTGGTCCTGCGGGTGGTGGAGCGCACTCCCCGGGCCGCCGTCCCCTACCGGGAGGGATACCTGCTGGTGGACCAGGAGGCCGTGGTCGTGGAGCACGCGTCCGATCCCGGCGTGCTGCCGGTGGTGACCGTGGACGGGGCACCTCCGCCATGGGCGCGAGGCGGGGACCGGATTCCGCTGCCGGGCGTGGCGGCGGCGGTGCGGGTCGTCGGCCTCCTGCCCGCATCCGAGACGGAGCGCGGGGTGCGGGTGCGGCTCACCGCCAGCGGGGACGTGGTGGTGATCACCGCCGACGGCCTCACCGTGCTGCTGGGTCCCGGCGCCGCCGCGGACCAGCGGGCGGCCATCCTCCCGGCAGCGCTGGAGGCCGCCCGCCGGAGGGGAAGGTCCGGGACGGTGGTGGACCTGCGGTTTGCCGGCAGCGTCTACCTGCGTGCGGGAGGAGTCCCGCCGTGAACGTGGAATGCCCACACAAGATGTAGGGAAAGCATGCGGCGAGGACCACCAGATCTAGCGATGGCCGCCGGCCCGCGGACACCCAGCGGGGAGGCCTAGGCGCCGTCCGGGGTGCGACGATGTCGCGCAAGCAGCACGTGGTCGGTCTGGACATCGGCACCACCAAAGTGTGCGCGGTGGTGGGCGAGGTGGACGACGACGGCGAGGTACACATCGCCGGAGTGGGCAGCACCCCGTCGTCGGGCATCCGCAAGGGGGTGGTCATCGACCTGGACGCCACCACCCGGGCCATCGAGGAGGCGGTGGAGCGCGCCGAGCGCATGGCCGGGATCACCATCTCCTCCCTGTACGTGGGCGTCTCCGGCGAGCACATCACTTCCACCAACTCCCGCGG
Proteins encoded in this region:
- the murB gene encoding UDP-N-acetylmuramate dehydrogenase, translating into MSALPSRVEVARRLRALCRDVRENEPLARHVSFRIGGPADVLAVPRSVRELRAVVRWLFDAGLPFVVLGQGSNVLIADAGIRAVVLKIGKGLDGVAFDGGRVTAQAGAGLPFLARAAAARGLAGLEFAAGIPASVGGAVVMNAGAHGHAMAEVVRSVRVLQPDGERVLAAAELAYGYRTSALQRQVGVVVEATLQLRQGDPAAVRELTDRWLAQRAATQPLGPPSSGCVFRNPPGDHAGRLIDLAGGKGLQVGGARVSEVHANYILNTGAATAADVLALMRQVSGLVMEKFGVRLEPEIKLVGEFDPDQLT
- a CDS encoding FtsQ-type POTRA domain-containing protein — protein: MRFGAALAAFAAFASVGTSSLLVVTRIQVEGTRVLSPATVEAAAGVRVGQRLAEVDPVRVTARLRLLPRIARASVEVAPTGRVVLRVVERTPRAAVPYREGYLLVDQEAVVVEHASDPGVLPVVTVDGAPPPWARGGDRIPLPGVAAAVRVVGLLPASETERGVRVRLTASGDVVVITADGLTVLLGPGAAADQRAAILPAALEAARRRGRSGTVVDLRFAGSVYLRAGGVPP